The Mycolicibacterium duvalii DNA window CAATACTGGGTGATCAGGTCGCGGAACTCCGTCGAGACCTCCTTTTCGGTGCCACCCTCCTTCTCGAGCTCGCGGAACACCGGGGTGTCCTCCAGGCGTGACCGCAGGTAGAGGCCGACGATGCCGAGTGGGGCGGCCACCAAGAACGGCAATCGCCAACCCCACGAGCCCATCTGCTCGTCACTGAGGGCCAGCGAGCAGCCCAGCATCAGCAGTGCACCGGCCGAGAACCCGCCGAGGGTGCCGAATTCGAGGAAACTGCCGAAGAACCCGCGCCGGCGATTCGGGGAGTACTCGGCCATGAAGGTTGCGGCACCGCCGTACTCGCCGCCCGTCGAGAAACCCTGCACCATCCGGAGGAACACCAGCAGGAACGGGGCCCACATGCCGATCATGTCGTACGTGGGGATCAATGCCACGCAGAACGTGGCGCCTGCCATCAGCACGATGGTGATCGCCAGAATCTGCTTACGGCCCAGGCGGTCACCGAGCGGGCCCCAGACGAAGCCGCCGAGCGGACGAACCAGAAAGGAGACCGCGAAGGTCATCAATGCCAACAGCGTGGCCTCGCCGGCATCGCCGGGGAAGATAGCGGCGGAGATGTAGGTGACCCCGTAGGCATAGATGCCGTAGTCGAACCACTCGGTCGCGTTGCCGATCGCCGACGCCCCGACTGCGCGTCTCACGACGCCGGGCGGCGGCTCGTTCTCAGTGTCGGAACTGGCGGGGTCTCCGGATTGCACGGGGTCCTCCTCGATCGATCGATGTCGTGCTCGGAAGAGGTGTGTACCCATCCACGGATTTCACAGACGGCACTCGCGCCGCCGCGACCACGGCGGCGGAGAAGAACGGGCTTGCCTGTGCCGCGCCGTGTACACCCCGGCCGGGCGACGCCGCCCGCGCCGGAGTGGGCTGACCATCACCGGGCGCACACACCGTCGCTGACGTTACCGCTCGTCGGCGTCGTTCGCGCTCTCTGCCGAGGACTCCGCGGCCTCGTCGTCGTGCATGTCCACCGATTCGGGCTCCATCGCGATGCTCCACGACCGCTGATAGGGCGGACGCGCCGTGTCGCGGTCGGCGGCCGGCCGCAACGCGACCACCCGTCCGACAGCCCGGCGAACCCCGGGCGGACCTTCCACCCGCAGGAATTCGCTGATGCGCCCGGCCCGGTAGCGCAGCGGCGACCCGAGCAACTCACCCATCACCACACCCGCTCCGATGGCGAGCGCGGTGGCCGCGGCCGCCAGTGCCTGGCCCATGCCGGCGCCGATGTCGCGTTCGACCGCGAAGTAGAACACCGCCCGGAAGACCGCCAGACCCGGCAGCATCGGGGTGATGCCGGCGGTCGCGGTGACCAGCGCGGGCGCCTGTCGCCGGATTGAGATCAGCGTGGCCAGGATGCCGACGCCGACTGCGGCCGTGCCGGTGGCGACGATCTGCCCGAGGCCCGCCGTGCCGAGGCCGATCAGCATCGCCTCGGCGATGCCCGCCACGATGCCCGCGGTGACGGCCGCGCGCGGCCGGGCGTAGCTGGCCACGGTCAGGCACCCGCCGGCCAGTGCGGCGCCGCCCACGGCCATCGCGATCTGCAGCGGTTGCGACGGCAGCACGAAGTACTCGGTGACGTTGACCTGGAGCTGGATCTCGATGCCGGCGAGCGCGGCCACCTGCAGTCCGGCGAGGATGCCGACCACGATCCCCAAGGTCAGGAACAGCACGTCCCCCAACCGGGCCACCGCGGTGACCATGTACCCCGTCAGGGCGTCCTGCACCGAGCCGACGAGCGTCATCCCGGCCAGCAACATCACGATGCCGGTGGCCACCAGGGCCGACGGACCGACGCCCGCGAACAGATAGGCACCGACGGCGACCAGAGTCGCGATCGCCGCGCCGGCGGCCTGTTGGAAGAACGTCGGTGTGCCAAGACGATTGAGCCACCGCAGCGTCCGGTCGATCAGTACCGACGTGATCGCCGCCAGGATCCAGGTCAGCCAGGACCCGCCCAGCAGCATCGCGATACCGAGTGCGAAACCGGCCCACCCCGCGGTCGCCACCCACCGCGGGTAGGGGTGCGGTTGCTCGCTCAACTCGTCCATCGCGTCGTGGGCCTCGTCGACGGACACGCCACCCGACGTGATGCGCTGCACCAGCTCGTCGAGGTGGGCAAGGCGCGTGTAATCCGTCGAGCGGGCCTGTACGGCCCGCACGATGGTGATCGGCGGGCTGTCGGTCGTCGGCGGGGCGGAGACGAAGATGGTGGTGACGAAGACGTCGACGACGCAGTCGGTGAGTCGGTAGGCCCGCGCGACATCCTGTGCGGTGGCGACGACGTCGGCGGTGCCCGACCCCGACGACAGCATCACCTCGGCCAGCCGGATGGTCAGGTCGAGGACTTTGCGGGTGTGCTGATCACTGGCACCGTGAGCCACGCGGCGGCGCTGTCCGGCTCCTGACGCAGGATCGCGGCGACCCCGCAGCGCGAAGTTCACCGCACGCCGGCGTCGTGGCCTCCCGTCGGACCGATCGGCAGTCATAACCGCACACGATACTGAGCCGAACCGAACGGCGGGTGGCGCGGGCGCGTCGAGTTCTCTTCTGCGTGAAACCCGTTGCGTTTCAGGGCATCCGGTCTGGCTGCCGTGGGTGCCTCACCGAAATCCACCTTTTGCACACCCCTACTCGCACTTCCGCTGCAAAACGTGGATGTCGGTGGGCCGTCACACGACTGTTGACAACATACAACCAATCGGTTGTATATTGGGCCGGTGACCGTGATCGACGAGGACCGGGCCGACGCTCTGTTCCACGCACTCGCCGACCGCACGCGACGCGACATCATGCGCCGCGTGCTGGCCGGCGAGCACTCGGTCACCGCGCTGGCGGGGAAGTACGACGTGAGCTTCGCCGCCGTGCAGAAACACGTCGCCGTGCTCGAGAAAGCCGGTCTGCTGACCAAGCGGCGCAGTGGCCGCGAGCAACTGGCCAGTGGCGACGTGACCGCGGTGCGCTCCGTGGCGGCCATGCTCACCGAACTCGAACAGGTGTGGCGTGGGCGTGTGGCGCGCATCGACGAACTCATCTCAGCAGAACAGGACGAGGAGAACCGACCATGCCCGTGACCGACGTTTCCCACGATCTCGACACCTTGACCCTGACCATCACCGCCGAGTTCGCCGCGCCGGTGCAGCGCATCTGGCAGATCTACGCCGACCCGCGCCAGCTCGAAAAGATCTGGGGGCCACCGACACACCCGGCCACCGTGGTGGACCACGACCTGACTCCGGGTGGGCGGGTGACGTACTACATGACCGGTCCGGACGGTGAGAAGTACGGCGGTTACTGGGAGGTCACCGCAGTCGATGAGCCGACGAGTTTCTCGTTCGTCGACGGGTTCGCCGACGCTGATCTCAACCCGGATCCGAGCCTGCCGGCCGCCCGGAGTGTGTTCACTTTCGCCGCCCACGACGGTGGCACGCGCGCGACCTACGTGAGCACCTACGCATCCGCGGAGGCCTTGCAGAAGGTGCTGGAGATGGGTGTCGTCGAGGGCGCCAGCACGGCGATCAATCAGATCGACGACCTGATCGTTTCCTGATCCGGGTGCGGCGTCCCGGCGTCACTGCTGCCGGGGCGCGGCGGCAGGCGCACGGGATGAACTGCGCCGCAACAGGATCACGATGACCGCCACGGTCAGGGCCGACGCGCCGGACAGCGCGGCGATCAGGACCGACGTGGTTTCGCTGAGCCGTACGGCGATACCGACCAGCGCCCAGACCAGCACCAGCCCGAAGGCGATATCGCTGTGGCGCAACACCATCAGCAGACCCAGCGCAGCGGCCACGATGACCATGATGGTGCCCCAGGCCGGTTCGGACAGCCCGAAGCCGTCCCAGCCCGCGTCGTCGAGTGTGACGGTCGCGTTGGCGATCGTGGCCACCGAGATCCAGCCCAGATAGACCCGGAACGGAATGTGCACCGACCACAATTCCACCGCTGATGCGGCCGGTCGTGCGTCGCACCGGAGGTAAATGAAGATCAGCGAGCCCAGCAGGACCAGCATCAGGAGCATGCTCACCGGAAAGGCGTTGTGATGCCATGCGAACAGCCATGCGCAGTTGGCGAGGGCCGTCAGCAGGTACCACGGGGCCGCGGCCCGCGCCGCCCCGCTGTCCCGGCGGCCTCTGATCGCCGACACGACCAGGTAGCCGCTGTAAGCGATCAGCCCGAGGTAGATCACGCTCCAGATCGAGAACACGTACCCGGCGGGGACGAAGAAGACCTCGATGCGCCGGGTCACATCACCGGTGGTCTGCCCGTTGATCGGTAGGCTGTTGGCCAGGTAGTTGACCACCAGGGTGGCCGCTGTGGCCACCGCGACGGCCACCGCCAGCAGCACCGACGGCCGCGAACCGGGCGCGCCCTGTCCGGTGGGAGTTGCCATGTGCGTTCCTCCTGTCGACGGCCAACGGATGCGTGCCTTCCGTGGATGCCCGCTGAGTCGATCTTGAACCCCGGGCCGGGCGCGTCGCAGGGTTTCGGACCGCGCGGCATCCCGTCATCGCCGGCGGCTAACCCCAGGCGCTGGGATCCCCGTGCTCCGGCGGGGACATCCGGGGCTTGAGACGCACCGACGGCAGCGGCGGTGCGGGCAGGCGCTGCACCCGGCCCCGGTAACCGTCGACCGTTCCGAAGAGGCCCGATTGCGCTTCCCATGCCGCCCGGAAGTGCGCGATCTCGTCGTGGGTGCGACCGATGAAGTTCCACCACATCACCACGGGCTCGGTGAACGGAACACCCCCGAGCAGCATCACCCGGGCCGGCCGCGATTCGGGATTGGTCAAGGCCAGCCGGTCGGGTCCGGGAGCGCGGTAGCCGAGATCGCCGCGGGCCAGGGTCGTGCCGTCGAGCGTCACCGGCCCGGTGTCGACCAGCACGCCGTGTTCGAAGTGCGCGTCCACGTCGAGAGTGAGCTGCGAGCCCGGCGCGAGAACCAGTTCTGCGCCGACGAGCGGACTGTGCGCGGTGACCGGCGAACGGTGACCGGCGAGCGTGCCGAGCAGCACCCGGGCCGTCGCGGCGCCCAGCGGGACCGGCGGCGGAACCGCGTGCTCGAATCGGCGGGGACCGTGGCGGGCCTGCTCGGGCAGCACCACCCACAACTGCACCCCGTGCAGCGTGGTGGTCGTCGGGGTGGACACCTCCGAGTGCGCCACTCCGGAGCCGCCCGTCATCAGGTTGAGCTCGCCGGGCCGCACCAGCGCGTGCGCCCCGGTGCTGTCACGGTGCTCGATCTCGCCGTCGAACAGCCAGCTCACCGTCTGCAGACCCGTGTGCGGATGCGGCGGCACGTCCATGCCGCCGGTGCGTGCCACGTCGTCGGGACCGTAATGGTCGACGAAACACCACGCGCCGATCAGGGAGCGGGCCCGCTGGGGCAACGTGCGCCGGACCGTCATCGCCCGCGGCCCACCGAGCGGCACCGCCCGGCTGGTGACCACCTGGACTCCCGCCATGGCTTCCATCGTCGTACCACCGTCAACCCGCACTGTCGGCCCCGGATTGGCCGCCCCCCGGCACGCGGCGCTACATTCCCTGGGGTGATGACCTCTGCCGCCCACACGGTCGCCCGCTGGATCGCCCCCGTCCTGACCGTCGCGGCCGTCGCGGCCACCGGTGCGGTGACCGCGCCGCTGCCCGCCCCGGCCCCGCAGATCCGCCTGACCAGCGAGGCGAACCCGCTGTTGGGCCAGCCGTTCTACGTGAACCCCCAGTCCAAGGGCATGCGCGCGCTGGCCGGCGCCCCCGACCCACTGCTGGAGGCGGTCGTCAACACCCCCACGGCGTACTGGATGGATCACATCTCCACCCCGGCGGTGGACGCGAAGTACATCCAGACCGCGCAGGCCGCCGGCACCATTCCGGTGCTGGCGCTCTACGGCATCCCGAACCGGGACTGCGGCAGCTATGCCGCCGGTGGCTTCGGATCGGCCGGCTCCTACCGGGCGTGGATCGATGGCGTCGCCGCCGCCATCGGCCCGGGCCGCGCCGCGGTCATCCTGGAGCCGGACGCGCTGGCCATGATCGACTGTCTGTCACCCGGCCAGCAGGAGGAACGCCTCGACCTGATCGGCTACGCCGTCGACACCCTGACCCGCAACCCGGGTACGGCGGTGTATGTCGACGCCGGGCACTCTCGCTGGGTGGCCGCCGATGTGATGGCCGACCGGCTGAACCGGGTCGGCGTCGCCAAAGCGCGCGGCTTCAGCCTCAACACCGCGAACTTCTTCACCACCGCGGAGTCGACCGGCTACGGCGACGCCATCTCGAACATGACCGGCGGGAAGCCCTTCGTGATCGACACCTCGCGCAACGGCGCGGGACCGGTCGAGGGCGACCCGCTGTACTGGTGCAACCCCAGCGGCCGGGCCCTCGGTGCACGGCCCACCACCGACACGGGCAACCCCCGCATCGACGCGTTCCTGTGGGTCAAGCGCCCCGGCGAATCCGACGGCGCCTGCCGCGGCTACCCGAGCGCCGGCACCTTCATGAGCCAGAACGCCATCGATCTGGCCCGCAACGCCGGCTGGTAACCCGCCTACGCTGGCGGGGTGTTGTTCTTCCTCTTCGGTTACGGGGCCAAGCAGAAGCACCTGGGGCCCGGGGAGGTTCGCACCTGTCCGCGCTGCCACAACACCACCCAGTGGTCGCGGGTCCGGGAGTTCAAACAGTTCACGCTGTTCTTCATCCCGGTGGCGCGCTGGAACCGGCGCCGGTTCGAGGTCTGCGGCATCTGCGGCACTGCGGTCGCGTCCTGACCTCACACCGCGCCGACGGCGGCCTGCACCGCGGCCTGCACGCCGTGCCCGGCACACACCATCGGCTCGACCGAGCGCAGCGTGCGACACAGCACGAAGGCTCCTTCGAGCGCGGTGAGCGTGATGGTGGCCAGCCGCCGGCACTCGGCGTCGGTGAGGCCGAGCGGAGCGAACCACGTGGCCAGCCCGGACAGCCAGCTGTCGAACACCTCCGCGGCCTCCACGCGTAGCTTCTCGTTGGTGCTGGCCACCTCCAGGGCGATGGTCTCGATCGAACAGGCTTCGCTGTAGTCCTGAGCTTGGAGGTTCCTGCCGGCGTTCTCGAACAGATGCGGAATGCCGGTGAGCGGATGGATATCGGCGAGTTGCGCGCCGACGAACTCGCCGTAGCGGATGCCCTCGCGCCGAATGACCTCGACGGTGATGGCTTCCTTGCCGCCGGGGAAGTGGTGATAGATCGAGCCGAACGGCGCCTGCGCCGCCTGCGAGATCTGCTTGAGCCCGGTGGCAGGCATGCCCTGTCGCCGATAAAGCTCCGCGGTCGCGTCCAGGATCCGGTCGCGGGTGGAAGGTTCTGGCATGGCATCTCCTCCTTGCGCACCGTGCGACGACATCGTATCGTCACGTTCAGTAGAACGATCTATCTAGGAGTGTGGCCATGCTTTCGGTCGAGCTTCCCTGCGGTCCGATCGCCTACGACGACACGGGCGGCGACGGGCCGGTTCTCGTCTTCGGGCACGGCCTGCTCATGGACGGCCGGCAGTGGCGCAAGGTCATCCCGCTGCTGACGGGTTACCGGTGCATCACCCCGACTCTGCCGATGGGCGCCCACCGCACACCGATGAACGCCGACGCCGATCTGACCCAGACCGGCATGGCGAACATCGTCGCCGACTTCCTCGATGCCCTCGACCTGCAGGACGTGACCCTGGTGCTCAATGACTGGGGCGGCGGGCAATTCGTGATCACCGAAGGCCGTGACAAGCGCGTCGCGCGTCTGGTGCTCGCGTCGTGCGAGGCCTTCGACAACTTCCCGCCGAAGCCGGCCCGTCCGGCAATGGCACTGTGCCGCCTGCCCGGTGGCGGATGGGTCCTCAGCCGGATGCTCGGCACCCGGTTCTTCCGACACAGTCGACAGGCCTACGGCGGCCTGGCCAAGTCCGGCCTGCCCGACGCGCTGTTCGACGAGTGGTTCCGGCCTGCTGTCGACAGCGCCCAGATCCGCCGCGACCTGGTGAAGTTCGGCACCGGGTCCCCGTCGCGCCGCCGGTTGCTCGAGATGTCACGCGGATTGTCCGCGTTCGACCGTCCGGTGCTGGTCCTGTGGGCGCGGGAGGACCGAATGATGCCCGTCGAGCACGCCGACCGCCTGGCCGCGCTGTTCCCGGACGCCCGGACCGTGCTCGTCGACGACTCCTGGACACTGATCCCCGAGGATCAACCGGAGGCGATGGCGCGGGCCCTGCGCGAATTCGTCGGTTGAGCCGGGCTCGTCAGCCGACGCGCATCCGGTCGCCCTCGCGGACGGTACCGCCGGTGACGACCTCGGCGTAGAGGCCGGCGCAGGGCAGGACGCCGAACTCCCCTGCTTCCACGCGGTTGTGCTCCTGCGGATACCGCACCGAATGCGGCGACCGCGGCAACGTGCCGTGTTCGAGCGTCGGCACCGAGCACCGCGGGGTGGGCAATGTGCCCCGCAACACCACCTCACCGAGACGCAGCGTGGCGCCGACCCAGTCGTTCTCCACGAACGGTGGTGTGCCGTCGCGGGTTTCGATGACGAGGTTGGGCCGGTAGCGCACCGACTCATCGAGGTCGAAGCCGATCGCGTCCAGGGTCGACGTCGCGACCAGATGCACCGGCGAATGGTCGACGAACGCGCCACCGGGCGCACCCTGCGCCAGTTCGAGAAGCACGATCTCGGTTTCGGCGTCGAGACCGCGGGCGAGGACGTCCTCGGGATCCGGCCGTTCGAGCACCGCTCCGGCCGAGCGCTCGTCGGCCACATGCACGCTGCGCCCGACCAGCTCCGAGAGCGCTGCCCCGGCGTCGCTGACCGGCATCGTGGCGCCGTCGGGCAGTGTCACGACCACGCCGTCATCAGCGGTGGCGGCGGTGCACTCCAGCAACCGGCGCCACAGTCGCGGGTTCTTGGCCGTGACCACCCGCCCCGATTCGTCGTCGATCAAGGCGTACCGGCGGTCGCCGATCACCCCCGTTGCGCCGACGTCGAGCGACGTGCACCGCTCACCCAGCATCGACTTCACCGGATACCGGCGCAGCACCGCCACCCGGCCCGTCTCCTCGCCGTTCGTCATACCCGTCCCGTCACGTGATCGTCAGAGCCACCTCCGGTTACCCGGTCGGGGACCGGGGTAACGCCTAGAGATGTCTCACGCCGACCGCCATTTCGACGTTCTCATCCTGGGCGGCGGCAACGCCGGCATCAGCACCGCGGCCCGGCTGATCCGCAAAGGTGTCGGCGATGTCGCGGTCGTCGAACCCCAGCATGTGCACACCTACCGGCCGCTGTTGTCCTATGTCGGTGGCGGGCAAGCCGAGTTGCGCACCGCCGAGCGCACGCAGCGCTCGGTGACACCGCCCGAGTGCACGTGGATCCAGGATCGCGCCACGGGCGTGGACGCCGGCACGGCGACGGTGCGGTGTGCGTCCGGACGGCGCTACCGCTACACCGACCTGGTCATCGGCACCGGGCTGGTACCCGACGTCGACGTCCTGCCCGGCATCGACACCGTCGTCGATGCCCCGGCGGTGACGAGCAACTATCTCGATCGGGCCGACAAGACCTGGCGGCTCGTCACGGCGTTACGGCCCGGTGGCCGTGCGGTGTTCACGGTTCCGCGACCACCGGTCAGCTGCACCGGCACGACGATCAAGCCGCTGCTGCTGGCCGCTGATCACTGGCGTCGTACCGGACGGCTCGCCGGACTGGACCTCACCCTGGTGGTGGACCGACCGCATCTGCTCGGGGTGCCCGACCTCGACAGCAGGCTGTCCGACGCGCTGCAGCGCGCCGGGGTGCGGGTGCTGTCGGAAACCCGTGTCGAGGCCGTCGACCCCGACCGGCAGACGATCACCGTCGCAGGCGCGACAGCAGAGACACTCGACTTCGACCTGCTGCACCTCGTGCCGCCGTTCCGGGGCCCGGCGTGGCTGCAGGAGTCGGGGCTGACGGGTTCGGCGCCGCACGGCCTCGTCGACATCGACGCGACCACCCTGCGGCATCGCACCCACCCCAACATCTGGGCGGCCGGCGACGGCGCCGCGGTCGACACCGACCCCTCCGGGGGTGCGCTGCGCCGCCAGGTCGCCACGCTGGCCGACAACCTGCTGGCCGCCCGCCACGGGCAGACACTGACCGGATACGACGGCTACACCGTCGCTCCGGTCACCACCGACGGGCATCATCTGATCGCCGGGGAGTTCGACCGCGCCGGGGCGCCGGCGTCGTCGCTGCCGTCATTCCTCGACGCCACCAAGCCCCGGCGCTCCGCATGGGTCTTCGATCGCTACGTCCTACCGCAGCTGTACTGGCACCAGATCCTCAAGGGCCGGCTCTGACCGGCCGCCGTGCGCGATCAGCTTTCGGAAGGCTTCTCCACCGCATCGTCGGGCAGCGGCAGACCCTCCGCGCCAGGGGTGGCCGGGGCCAACTCGTCCTCGTCCTTGATGGCGTACTCGGGCGTTACATTGTCGTTCGAAGCTGTCATGGTCGGTCCCGTACCCGCACGCGGCCGACGGTAACCACGCCTCAGCTGCCCCGGGTCAGGGTGCTCGCGCCGGAGATCGCGCGGGCAGCACGCGCAGGCCGGTCACCGCGGCGATGATCAGTGCCAGAAACAGCACCTTGGCCGTCGACACCGGCTCCTCGCCGGTCGCCATCGCGTAGCCGACCGTCAGGGCCGCCCCCAGCCCGGTCCAGACCGCGTACGCGGTGCCGATCGGGATCGACCGGGCGGCCCAGCCCAGGCCGGCCATGCTGAGCGCGAGAGCGAGCAGAAAGACGACCGTGGGCATCGGCCGGGTGAACTGTTCGCTCTGCCCCAGCGCGGTGGCCCAGATCGCTTCCAGTACCGCGCTGATTGTCAGCACGATCCACGGCATCGCTAGCTCACCACCTTGAGGCCGATCACCGAGGCCACCAACAGCATTAGCAGCGCGATGCGCGCGGCCGACGCGGCCTCCTGGCGGGTCAGCATCGCCCACAGCACCGTCATCGACGCGCCGATACCGACCCACACCGCGTAGGCCGTCCCGGTGGGAAGAGAGTCCATGGCCACGGCGAGGCCCACCAGGCTCGCCGGCATCGCGATGGCGAAGACCACGGTGGGACGCCGGCGCCGGAAGTTCCTCGACGCGCCGAGCGCGACCGCCCACACCGCTTCCAGCAGACCCGCTCCGACGAGGATCAACCAGGCCATGACAACACCACCTCCCGAAAAGGCAGTCTTGGCTTGGGCGGGTACTGCTCCCTCGTCCGCACGTCCCCGGGTCAGGGGCGCTGCCGCCAGGCTACCGATGACGCAGAGCGCTCAGACCGGAGCCGTCCGGTCGGCCCACGGCCTCGCCTCCTCCAGCTGGGCGGCCAGCTGGATCAGCAGCGACTCCCCGGCCAGCGGGGCGACGAACTGCACCCCGAGCGGCAGCCTGTCGGCGGTCCAGTGCAGCGGGACCGAAATCGCCGGCCGGCCCGTCAGATTCGCCAATTGCGTGTAGGGCACCCAGTTCAGGTTCTTGTCGACGATGTCGTCGACGATCGCGGTGAAGCGAAGCAGCGGGGCGGTGCGCGTCCTGATCAGCAACTCGGAGGCGCGCTGCAGCAGCACCGGCAGGTCGAACTCGCCGATCTTGGGTGGGGGAGTGGCCAGCGTCGGCGTCAGCAACAGATCGTGGGACTCGAAGAACTCGGTCAGCCGGCGCGTGTGGGCGTGGCGCCGCTCCACGGCGTCGACGTAGTCGACGCTGCTGGTGGCCCGGCCCAGCGAGGCCAGCAGCAGGGTGTCGCGTTCGAAGCCTTCGTCACCGGCCCCGGTCAGCCGTTTGGCCTCGGCGACCTCCCACGCGGCGTGAACGAACCAGGTGCACAGGAAATCCCGGGCCAGCGCCGCGTCGTCGAACGGCGCGGCGGCCAGCTCCTCGACCTCGTGGCCCAGCTCGGTCAGCGCGGCCACGGTCGCCTCCACGGCGGCCCGCGCCTCGGGATGCGGTTGGGGATTGATCGCCGACGGTACCCGCACGCCGATGCGCAACCGCCCCGGAGGCGCGCCGACGCAGTCGGCGAAGGACGACGTCGGCATCGCGGGCGCGTACGGTCCCCACGGCTCGCCGCCGCCGATCACGTCGAGCATCGCCGCGGTGTCGCGGACGGTGCGGGAGACCACACCCTGGACGGCGGCGCCGTGCATCGACTCTCCGACGGCCGGTCCCGACGGAGTCAGCCCGCGTCCCGGCTTGAGGCCGACCAGACCGCAACAGGCGGCGGGAATCCGGATCGAACCGCCGCCGTCGTTGGCGCCGGCGCACGGCACGATGCCGGCCGCCACCGCGGCGGCCGACCCGCCCGACGAGCCGCCCGGAGAGCGGGAGAGGTCCCACGGATTGCGGGCCGGACCCCACAGGTCGGGCTCGGTGATGCCCTTGGCGCCGAATTCGGGGGTGTTGGTCTTGCCGAAGATCACCAGTCCGGCGTCGAGCCAGCGCGACACCACGGTGGCGTGTTCGGCGGCCGGGGCCGACGCCAGCGCCCGCGACCCCGCCGAGGTGGGCAGACCGGCATAGTCCTGCGCGAGATCCTTGATCAGGAACGGCACCCCGGTGAACTGCCCGTCGCGCCGCGGCTGGGACGCCGTGGGGACATCGCGGACGATGGCGTTCAGGCGTGGGTTGACCGCGGCCGCCCGCTGCCGGGCGAGGTCCAGCAGTTCGTCGGCGGTCACCTGCTTGTCGGCGACCAGCTCGGCCAGACCGGTCGCGTCGTAGGTGCGGTATTCGTCGAAGTCCACGGTTCGACCGTACGGAACCGGCGACGCGTTACGTCGTGACGCGCGCGTCGTTGGTGCGCACCGGAGGCAGCACCGCGGGCAGGACGAGGCGGCGGCGCAGCCGCGGACTGGCCATCCGGAAGAGACGACCCAGGGCGGCGACATGGCCGCGGAGATCGTCGCGGCCGGTCAGGTAAGCCCAGCGGTGCGAGTCCGGCAGGGTGAAGAACTGCTCGAAGAAGTCGGGGATCTCCTCCGGCGGCATCCGCAGCAGCGCCTCCAGCCCGATCCGCCGGAAGCGGTGCACCACCTGTGCCGCTGGCGGCCACAGCACCGCCTGTGCCGCCGCCAGCGCCTGGTCCGGACCCTGCGGCAGCCGGTCGGCCAGTGCGCCGGCGACCCGCGGGGCCAGCGTGAGCGAAGCGGCCACACTGAACCCGGTGGCCGGGTGCATCAGCGGCGCGGCCGCGCCGAACCCGAGCACCCCGGGCCCGCGGTGGCGGGGATGGTCGACGCGGAACGAGACCTTCTCGCTGCGTGCGTCTTTCGGCGCCGCGATGCCGTGCCGTGCCAAGCGGGCGTGCAACCGCCGCCGCAACGTCGACAGCGGCAGCCCGGGCCGCCGCGCCAGGGAGGTTTCCTCGACCAGCACCTGATCCCCGCCCAACGGGACGGCGTAGAGGAAGGTCGGCCACCCGGTTTCGCCGTGATCGGCGCGCCAGTCCATGAACAGCGCGTCTCCCGGGCGCGTCCACGGCGCGGCCGCGGCGCTGTCGAGGATCAGCCCGTAGGCGGTCTGCTCGGCCGGTCTGCCCCGGGACGCGGTG harbors:
- a CDS encoding MFS transporter, producing MQSGDPASSDTENEPPPGVVRRAVGASAIGNATEWFDYGIYAYGVTYISAAIFPGDAGEATLLALMTFAVSFLVRPLGGFVWGPLGDRLGRKQILAITIVLMAGATFCVALIPTYDMIGMWAPFLLVFLRMVQGFSTGGEYGGAATFMAEYSPNRRRGFFGSFLEFGTLGGFSAGALLMLGCSLALSDEQMGSWGWRLPFLVAAPLGIVGLYLRSRLEDTPVFRELEKEGGTEKEVSTEFRDLITQYWRPIVRLGGLVVALNVVNYTLLSYMPTYLETQIGLTSDQSLMVPVIGMLAMMVFVPFAGLLSDRVGRKPLWWFSLIGLFVAGVPMFMLMGTNIAGAVIGFAVLGLLYVPQLATISATFPAMFPTQVRYAGFAIAYNVSTSIFGGTAPAVNDWLTNSTGDMLFPAYYMMGACVIGALALLKLPETSRCPIGGTVTPGTAEAPGPVPYDKAAA
- a CDS encoding threonine/serine ThrE exporter family protein; translation: MTADRSDGRPRRRRAVNFALRGRRDPASGAGQRRRVAHGASDQHTRKVLDLTIRLAEVMLSSGSGTADVVATAQDVARAYRLTDCVVDVFVTTIFVSAPPTTDSPPITIVRAVQARSTDYTRLAHLDELVQRITSGGVSVDEAHDAMDELSEQPHPYPRWVATAGWAGFALGIAMLLGGSWLTWILAAITSVLIDRTLRWLNRLGTPTFFQQAAGAAIATLVAVGAYLFAGVGPSALVATGIVMLLAGMTLVGSVQDALTGYMVTAVARLGDVLFLTLGIVVGILAGLQVAALAGIEIQLQVNVTEYFVLPSQPLQIAMAVGGAALAGGCLTVASYARPRAAVTAGIVAGIAEAMLIGLGTAGLGQIVATGTAAVGVGILATLISIRRQAPALVTATAGITPMLPGLAVFRAVFYFAVERDIGAGMGQALAAAATALAIGAGVVMGELLGSPLRYRAGRISEFLRVEGPPGVRRAVGRVVALRPAADRDTARPPYQRSWSIAMEPESVDMHDDEAAESSAESANDADER
- a CDS encoding ArsR/SmtB family transcription factor; the encoded protein is MTVIDEDRADALFHALADRTRRDIMRRVLAGEHSVTALAGKYDVSFAAVQKHVAVLEKAGLLTKRRSGREQLASGDVTAVRSVAAMLTELEQVWRGRVARIDELISAEQDEENRPCP
- a CDS encoding SRPBCC family protein yields the protein MPVTDVSHDLDTLTLTITAEFAAPVQRIWQIYADPRQLEKIWGPPTHPATVVDHDLTPGGRVTYYMTGPDGEKYGGYWEVTAVDEPTSFSFVDGFADADLNPDPSLPAARSVFTFAAHDGGTRATYVSTYASAEALQKVLEMGVVEGASTAINQIDDLIVS
- a CDS encoding tryptophan-rich sensory protein — translated: MATPTGQGAPGSRPSVLLAVAVAVATAATLVVNYLANSLPINGQTTGDVTRRIEVFFVPAGYVFSIWSVIYLGLIAYSGYLVVSAIRGRRDSGAARAAAPWYLLTALANCAWLFAWHHNAFPVSMLLMLVLLGSLIFIYLRCDARPAASAVELWSVHIPFRVYLGWISVATIANATVTLDDAGWDGFGLSEPAWGTIMVIVAAALGLLMVLRHSDIAFGLVLVWALVGIAVRLSETTSVLIAALSGASALTVAVIVILLRRSSSRAPAAAPRQQ
- a CDS encoding pirin family protein gives rise to the protein MEAMAGVQVVTSRAVPLGGPRAMTVRRTLPQRARSLIGAWCFVDHYGPDDVARTGGMDVPPHPHTGLQTVSWLFDGEIEHRDSTGAHALVRPGELNLMTGGSGVAHSEVSTPTTTTLHGVQLWVVLPEQARHGPRRFEHAVPPPVPLGAATARVLLGTLAGHRSPVTAHSPLVGAELVLAPGSQLTLDVDAHFEHGVLVDTGPVTLDGTTLARGDLGYRAPGPDRLALTNPESRPARVMLLGGVPFTEPVVMWWNFIGRTHDEIAHFRAAWEAQSGLFGTVDGYRGRVQRLPAPPLPSVRLKPRMSPPEHGDPSAWG